The following are encoded in a window of Vigna unguiculata cultivar IT97K-499-35 chromosome 8, ASM411807v1, whole genome shotgun sequence genomic DNA:
- the LOC114194966 gene encoding uncharacterized protein LOC114194966 encodes MEQLETGPSSGTRPQRTTTDPRHTGGNSSTNKCYVCDQTGHYARHYPNKKPAGGAPARKPVGDRPRALGRVFALTTTEATQSGNLVQDTCLLFGNRVVVLYDSGATHSFVSNECVRRLGLVIRELGCELIVATPASNEVSTSFVCVGCPMEVVGRRFKVNLICLPMEGLDVIMGMDWLSSNHVVIDCGRRMVVFPEIVGLELFSSNQAVKEIEDGATCFMIMAHAEKLSTAERISRIHVMEKYADIFPDEIPELPLSRDVDFTIDLIPGAGPVSMTPYRMAPAELFELKK; translated from the exons ATGGAGCAACTAGAGACGGGACCCAGCAGTGGGACTCGACCACAGAGGACCACGACCGACCCCCGTCA CACTGGAGGCAACAGTAGCACTAACAAGTGCTACGTGTGTGATCAGACAGGACACTATGCTAGACACTATCCTAACAAGAAACCAGCTGGAGGTGCACCAGCTAGGAAACCAGTGGGAGATAGGCCCCGAGCACTAGGGCGTGTATTTGCATTGACGACTACAGAGGCGACTCAGTCAGGTAACCTGGTACAGGATACTTGTTTGTTGTTTGGTAACCGTGTGGTAGTGCTTTATGATTCAGGAGCTACCCATTCATTCGTATCtaatgaatgtgtgaggaggctcGGGCTTGTGATACGGGAGCTGGGGTGCGAATTAATAGTCGCCACACCAGCGTCAAACGAGGTGTCCACTAGTTTTGTGTGCGTGGGATGCCCTATGGAGGTGGTGGGTCGCAGATTCAAGGTGAATTTGATTTGCTTGCCCATGGAGGGTCTGGATGTCATTATGGGTATGGACTGGTTGTCGAGCAACCATGTGGTGATTGATTGCGGACGACGCATGGTGGTATTCCCTGAGATAGTAGGGTTGGAGCTCTTCTCTTCTAATCAGGCTGTGAAGGAAATTGAGGATGGAGCCACATGTTTCATGATTATGGCTCATGCAGAGAAGTTGAGTACTGCAGAGAGAATCAGTAGAATTCATGTGATGGAGAAGTATGCAGACATCTTCCCGGATGAAATTCCGGAGTTGCCACTGAGTCgggatgtggatttcaccattgatctcatccctggAGCTGGTCCAGTATCCATGACACCCTATCGGATGGCACCAGCTGAGTTATTTGAACTGAAGAAGTAG